One genomic segment of Acanthopagrus latus isolate v.2019 chromosome 14, fAcaLat1.1, whole genome shotgun sequence includes these proteins:
- the kdm7aa gene encoding lysine-specific demethylase 7A → MAAAPLYCVCRQPYDVSRFMIECDICKDWFHGSCVQVEEHQAVDIDVYHCPNCDVLQGPSLMKKRNNWHRHDYTEPDDGSKPVQAGTSVFIKELQNRTFASGEEIMRRMKGEQVTPRYLERHGFNYPIGVTEMEGLGLKLPPPTFSVKDVEQYVGGDKVIDVIDVARQADSKMKLSEFIKYFTAPHRPKVLNLISLEFSDTKMSELVEVPDVAQKMSWVENYWPDDSFFPKPFVQKYCLMGVKDSYTDFHIDFGGTSVWYHVLWGEKVFYLIKPTPANLALYEAWSSSPNQSEVFFGDKVEKCYKCVVPQGTTLLIPTGWIHAVLTSQDCMAFGGNFLHNLNIGMQLRCYEMERRLKTPDLFKFPYFEAICWYVAKNLLETLKELREDNCPPPTHLVEGVKALISALRTWLKREVTEPTSEVPDHIRPNHLIKELTKEIRYLEEEPVSGSKPVKSQGSGCGVASGSNGCPATRSTLEKLCQARQARRAARRLREQQRQAPKVPSNLDILERHTREVLRRLEVGPLEEDEAFCAKVHGKLNKVSTASAAAAESLDDNHLRLMLVNGRIIRDLRRPGSSPVKTEGERSPVGQGPPKSCVDVKLERTHDGQEQHSTVDKPTVLRALERVKTELREEVSGHSGVSDVESDSDSPTEHKSSSSSSSSSSSDEDSDSSQEDEEEKGSSHQNGSGHTIELDQSGQKLRHKHKPLKRERPTSPSTEEAIQGMLSMAGLLCSSKPEKVASPQKPWWSSPSQCSPLEQREAAQHQHRLQGDKSPMDSQGNSSEAWDNQGLPSPLNRSHGSSPETDYQYCDPSMSPPLHPSKRHAPNPPPISNQATKGKRPKKGMATAKQRLGKILKLNRHSRVFV, encoded by the exons ctgtgtgcaGGTAGAAGAGCATCAGGCTGTGGATATCGATGTTTACCACTGTCCCAACTGTGATGTCCTACAAGGACCCTCCCTGA TGAAAAAGCGCAACAACTGGCACAGGCATGACTACACGGAGCCAGACGATGGATCGAAGCCAGTGCAGGCTGGAACCTCAGTATTTATCAAGGAGCTCCAGAACAGGACCTTCGCCAG TGGTGAGGAGATTATGAGGCGGATGAAGGGCGAGCAGGTGACACCCAGGTACCTGGAGAGACACGGCTTCAACTACCCTATAGGGGTCACGGAGATGGAGGGCCTGGGACTCAAGCTACCTCCTCCTACTTTCTCTGTCAAAGATGTCGAGCAGTATGTGG GTGGCGACAAAGTCATCGATGTGATAGATGTGGCACGGCAGGCAGACAGCAAGATGAAGCTCAGCGAGTTCATCAAGTATTTCACCGCGCCGCATCGACCGAAGGTCCTCAACCTCATCAGCCTGGAGTTCTCTGACACTAA GATGTCAGAGTTGGTGGAGGTGCCTGACGTGGCTCAGAAGATGTCCTGGGTAGAGAACTACTGGCCAGATGACTCCTTCTTCCCCAAGCCCTTTGTCCAGAAGTACTGCCTTATGGGAGTCAAGGACAGCTACACAGATTTCCACATAGACTTTGGGGGCACCTCGGTCTGGTACCATGTTCTCtgg GGTGAGAAGGTCTTCTACTTGATCAAACCCACTCCCGCCAACCTTGCACTATATGAGGCATGGAGCTCCTCGCCCAATCAGAGTGAAGTGTTCTTTGGGGACAAAGTGGAGAAGTGTTACAAGTGTGTTGTGCCCCAAGGAACCACCCTGCTCATCCCTACAG gctggATCCATGCTGTTCTCACCTCTCAGGATTGCATGGCGTTTGGAGGGAACTTCCTTCACAACCTCAATATTGGCATGCAGCTCAG GTGTTACGAAATGGAGCGTCGTCTGAAAACCCCAGACCTCTTTAAGTTTCCGTACTTTGAGGCCATCTGTTGGTATGTGGCCAAGAACCTCCTGGAAACGCTAAAAG AGCTACGAGAGGACAACTGTCCGCCACCGACCCACCTAGTGGAGGGAGTGAAGGCTTTAATCAGTGCACTGAGGACCTGGTTGAAACGAGAG GTGACTGAGCCCACCAGTGAGGTACCGGATCATATCAGGCCAAACCATCTCATTAAAGAGCTGACTAAGGAAATCCGCTACCTGGAG GAGGAACCGGTCAGCGGTAGCAAGCCAGTGAAATCTCAGGGAAGTGGGTGTGGAGTAGCATCTGGATCAAACGGCTGCCCGGCCACTCGCTCCACACTGGAGAAGCTGTGCCAGGCCCGGCAGGCGAGAAGGGCGGCCAGGCGGCTGAGGGAGCAGCAACGACAGGCCCCCAAGGTGCCCTCGAACCTGGACATCTTGGAGCGGCACACCAGGGAGGTGCTGAGGAGGCTGGAGGTGGGACcgctggaggag GATGAGGCGTTCTGTGCCAAGGTTCATGGGAAGCTCAACAAAGTGTCGACTGCAtcggctgctgctgcagagtcttTAGACGACAACCACCTCCGGCTAATGCTGGTCAACGGCAGAATCATCAG AGATTTAAGGCGGCCAGGCAGCAGCCCGGTGAAGACGGAGGGTGAACGGTCACCTGTTGGCCAGGGCCCACCAAAGAGTTGTGTGGATGTGAAGTTGGAGAGGACACACGACGGTCAAGAGCAGCACAGCACGGTGGACAAACCCACAGTCCTCA GGGCTCTGGAGAGGGTGAAGACTGAACTCAGGGAAGAAGTCTCAGGACACTCCGGGGTGTCAGACGTGGAGTCAGACAGTGACTCTCCCACAGAG CATAAATCGTCATCGTCGTCTTCGTCGTCATCCTCTTCTGACGAGGATTCAGACAGCTcccaggaggacgaggaggagaagggctCGTCTCACCAGAACGGCTCAGGGCACACCATAGAGCTGGACCAGTCTGGCCAGAAActcaggcacaaacacaaaccactcAAACG AGAACGTCCTACCTCACCCAGCACAGAAGAGGCCATTCAGGGGATGCTGTCCATGGCTGGTCTGCTGTGCTCCTCCAAGCCGGAGAAGGTAGCCTCGCCCCAGAAACCCTGGTGGTCCAGCCCCAGCCAGTGCTCGCCGCTGGAGCAGAGGGAGGCGGCGCAGCACCAGCACCGCCTGCAGGGGGACAAGAGCCCGATGGACAGCCAGGGCAACAGCAGCGAGGCCTGGGACAATCAGGGGCTGCCCAGCCCCCTTAACCGGAGCCACGGCAGCAGCCCAGAGACGGACTACCAGTACTGTGACCCCTCAATGTCTCCGCCGCTGCACCCCTCCAAGAGGCACGCCCCCAACCCCCCACCTATCAGCAATCAGGCAACGAAAG gcAAGCGGCCCAAAAAAGGAATGGCCACAGCCAAGCAGAGACTGGGAAAGATCCTGAAACTCAACAGACACAGTCGCGTCTTCGTCTAA
- the ndufb2 gene encoding NADH dehydrogenase [ubiquinone] 1 beta subcomplex subunit 2, mitochondrial, which yields MSSFGRALGILRAGSRLVGRGPQRITTRKAGGGAHIEPQYRQYPQVTKNQKFQAELLSSVMWFWILWHCWHDPDAVLGHFPWPDASQWTDEELGIPADDEEE from the exons ATGTCTTCTTTTGGAAGGGCGTTAGGAATCCTCCGGGCGGGATCTCGGCTCGTCGGACGCGGTCCACAGAGGATAACGACCAGAAA GGCTGGCGGGGGGGCTCACATTGAGCCACAGTACAGGCAGTATCCACAGGTAACCAAGAACCAGAAGTTTCAGGCTGAACTACTCAGCAGTGTAATGTGGTTTTGGATCCTCTGGCACTGTTGGCACGACCCTGATGCAGTCCTG GGTCACTTCCCCTGGCCTGATGCCTCCCAGTGGACGGATGAGGAGCTTGGAATCCCAGCAGATGACGAAGAAGAATAA